The following proteins come from a genomic window of Lycium ferocissimum isolate CSIRO_LF1 chromosome 4, AGI_CSIRO_Lferr_CH_V1, whole genome shotgun sequence:
- the LOC132054812 gene encoding GDSL esterase/lipase At5g45960-like produces MNFATVFFSHYYSATMISPCKFILLLPILLIIISENRVQARTLLTNNNYESLQRPFNNTISAVLIFGDSTVDSGNNNYISTIAKSDFPPYGRDFVHHIPTGRFTNGRLVTDYIVSYLGIKDFIPPYLDPSLSLDELMTGVSFASGSSGYDPLTAQVFGAIPLPKQLEYFKEYKKRLENSIGKEKTKLLISKATFIISAGTNDFAVNYFNTPFRRKTFPNVSAYQQFLLQLVQQFVQGLMNEGARFIGIVGVPPLGCLPAVITIDSGDALQPRHCIESYSTVAREYNLLLQRLLKTIQIHGTILFYFDVYTPISDMIYNPIKYGFTDVTTGCCGSGLIEASILCNPKSIVCSDPSKYVFWDSVHPSQATYYSLFQAILPSINFALKQL; encoded by the exons ATGAACTTTGCAActgtttttttttcccattattATTCAGCCACAATGATTTCTCCTTGTAAGTTTATTCTCTTGTTGCCCATTCTTCTCATTATCATTTCTGAAAATAGAGTTCAAGCTCGAACATTATTAACCAATAATAATTATGAAAGTTTGCAAAGGCCTTTCAACAATACTATATCAGCTGTTTTAATTTTTGGCGACTCTACGGTTGATTCCGGCAACAACAACTACATAAGTACTATTGCTAAGTCCGATTTTCCGCCATATGGACGGGACTTTGTCCACCACATTCCCACTGGAAGGTTCACCAATGGCCGCCTCGTCACGGATTACATAG TTTCCTACCTGGGAATCAAAGATTTCATCCCACCCTATTTGGACCCAAGTCTTAGCTTGGACGAACTCATGACCGGAGTTAGTTTCGCCTCCGGTAGCTCTGGTTATGACCCTCTCACTGCTCAAGTATTC GGCGCAATTCCATTGCCAAAGCAGCTGGAATATTTTAAAGAATACAAAAAGAGACTTGAAAATTCAATAGggaaagaaaagacaaaattGCTAATAAGCAAAGCAACATTTATCATAAGTGCTGGGACAAATGACTTTGCTGTGAACTATTTTAACACCCCATTTCGAAGAAAAACATTTCCTAATGTCTCTGCCTACCAGCAATTCCTGTTGCAATTGGTCCAACAATTTGTCCAG GGTTTGATGAACGAGGGAGCTCGATTTATCGGCATCGTCGGAGTTCCGCCGCTCGGGTGCTTGCCGGCGGTCATCACGATAGATTCCGGCGATGCACTTCAACCCCGCCACTGTATTGAATCGTATTCTACCGTTGCAAGAGAGTACAACTTGCTTCTTCAACGTTTACTAAAGACTATACAAATTCATGGCACAATATTATTTTACTTCGATGTCTACACTCCTATAAGTGACATGATATATAATCCAATTAAATATG GATTTACTGATGTTACCACGGGGTGCTGTGGAAGTGGACTAATTGAAGCTTCAATTCTATGCAATCCAAAGTCAATTGTTTGCAGTGATCCTTCAAAATATGTGTTTTGGGATTCAGTCCACCCAAGTCAAGCTACTTATTACAGTTTGTTCCAGGCCATACTTCCTTCTATTAATTTTGCTCTCAAGCAATTATAA